A genomic region of Mycobacterium senriense contains the following coding sequences:
- a CDS encoding arabinosyltransferase domain-containing protein produces MSVTTVDSRADQAAPGQNVRVTRWVATIAGLIGFILSIATPLLPVVQTTAQLNWPQNGQLNSVTAPLISLTPVDVNVTVPCSVVRALPPEGGVVLSTAPKKGKDAALNALFVVVNGKRVDVTDRNVVIASAARDQVASPQCQRIEITSTKAGTFATFVGLNDPAGKPISGGFPDPNLRPQIVGVFTDLSGPAPAGLKLSATIDTRFSTTPTTLKLAAMVLAIVSTIVALIALWRLDQLDGHRMRRLIPANWRTFTLADVTVISAFVLWHVIGANSSDDGYILGMARVADRAGYMSNYFRWFGSPEDPFGWYYNLLALMTHVTDASLWMRLPDLIAGIVCWLLLSREVLPRLGPAVASSKAANWAAGMVLLTAWMPFNNGLRPEPIIAVGSLITYVLIERSMRYSRLTPAALAVITAAFTLGVQPTGLIAVAALVAGGRPILRILVRRHRLVGTWPLVAPMLAAGTVILTVVFADQTLSTVLEATRIRTSIGPSQAWYTENLRYYYLILPTVDGSLSRRFGFLVAALCLFTAVFIMLRRKRVPGVARGPAWRLMGVIFGTMFFLMFTPTKWVHHFGLFAAVGAAMAALTTVLVSHEILRWSRNRMAFVAALLFVLALCFATTNGWWYVSSFGVPFNNVMPRFHGISVSTVFFALFVLAVLYAAYLHFASRDRGEGRLARALTAAPIPIAAGFMVLVFIASMVAGIVRQYPTYSNAWDNLREFSGGCGLADDILVEPDSNAGFMAALPGDYGPLGPLGGVNPTGFTPNGVPDRTLAESVKETSVPQPGTDYDWDAPLKLPTPGINGSTAPLPYGLDPARVPMAGSYTTGAQQQSRLTSAWYQLPKLDDGHPLVVVTAAGTIAGNSILHGHTNGQTVELEFGRPGPGGAVQPAGRLVPYDLYGEQPKVWRNLRFARSAMPADAVAVRVVAEDLSLTPDDWIALTPPRVPELRSLQEYIGSKRPVLMDWAVGLAFPCQHPMLHSNGVTEIPEFRITPDYNAKKQDTDTWQDGVNGGLLGITDLLLRAHVMSTYLSHDWGRDWGSLRKFDTIADAHPAQLDLATATRAGWWSPGPIRIKP; encoded by the coding sequence ATGAGCGTCACGACCGTCGACAGCCGCGCAGACCAGGCGGCGCCCGGCCAGAACGTGCGGGTGACCCGGTGGGTCGCGACGATCGCCGGGCTGATCGGGTTCATCCTGTCGATCGCGACGCCGCTGCTGCCCGTCGTGCAGACCACCGCGCAGCTGAACTGGCCGCAGAACGGCCAGCTGAACAGCGTTACCGCGCCGCTGATTTCGCTGACACCGGTCGACGTGAACGTGACCGTGCCGTGCTCGGTGGTGCGCGCCCTGCCGCCGGAGGGCGGGGTGGTGCTCAGCACGGCGCCCAAGAAGGGCAAGGACGCCGCACTCAACGCGCTGTTCGTGGTCGTCAACGGCAAGCGCGTGGACGTCACCGACCGCAACGTGGTGATCGCCAGCGCGGCGCGGGATCAGGTCGCGTCTCCGCAATGTCAGCGCATCGAGATCACCTCGACCAAGGCGGGCACCTTCGCCACCTTCGTCGGGCTGAATGATCCGGCGGGCAAACCGATCAGCGGCGGTTTTCCCGATCCGAATCTGCGGCCGCAGATCGTGGGGGTGTTCACCGACCTCAGCGGGCCGGCCCCGGCGGGTTTGAAGCTCTCGGCGACCATCGACACCCGGTTCTCCACCACCCCAACGACTTTGAAGCTGGCCGCGATGGTGCTGGCCATCGTGTCCACCATCGTCGCGTTGATCGCCTTGTGGCGGCTCGATCAGCTGGACGGTCACCGGATGCGCCGGCTCATTCCGGCGAACTGGCGCACGTTCACCCTGGCCGACGTCACGGTGATCTCCGCCTTCGTGCTGTGGCATGTGATCGGGGCGAACTCCTCGGACGACGGCTACATCCTGGGCATGGCCCGGGTCGCCGACCGCGCCGGCTACATGTCGAACTACTTCCGCTGGTTCGGCAGCCCCGAGGACCCCTTCGGCTGGTACTACAACCTGCTGGCGCTGATGACCCATGTCACCGACGCCAGCCTGTGGATGCGGTTGCCGGACTTGATCGCCGGGATCGTGTGCTGGCTGCTGCTCTCGCGTGAGGTGTTGCCCCGGCTCGGGCCCGCGGTGGCCTCCAGCAAGGCGGCGAATTGGGCGGCGGGCATGGTGCTGTTGACCGCCTGGATGCCGTTCAACAACGGCCTGCGCCCCGAGCCGATCATCGCCGTCGGGTCGCTGATCACCTATGTGCTGATCGAGCGCTCCATGCGCTACAGCCGGCTGACTCCCGCGGCGCTGGCGGTCATCACCGCGGCGTTCACCCTCGGCGTGCAGCCCACCGGATTGATCGCGGTGGCCGCGCTGGTCGCCGGTGGCCGTCCGATCCTGCGCATTCTGGTCCGCCGTCATCGCCTGGTCGGCACGTGGCCGCTGGTGGCTCCCATGCTGGCGGCAGGCACGGTCATCCTGACCGTGGTGTTCGCCGACCAGACGCTGTCAACGGTGTTGGAAGCCACCAGGATTCGCACCTCGATCGGCCCCAGCCAGGCCTGGTACACCGAGAACCTGCGCTACTACTACCTGATCCTGCCCACCGTCGATGGCTCGCTGTCGCGCCGCTTCGGGTTCCTGGTCGCCGCGCTGTGCCTCTTCACGGCGGTCTTCATCATGTTGCGGCGCAAGCGGGTTCCCGGTGTAGCGCGCGGCCCGGCCTGGCGCCTGATGGGTGTCATCTTCGGCACCATGTTCTTCCTGATGTTCACCCCGACCAAGTGGGTGCACCACTTCGGGCTGTTCGCCGCGGTGGGAGCGGCGATGGCCGCGTTGACGACTGTGCTGGTGTCGCACGAGATCTTGCGCTGGTCACGCAACCGCATGGCGTTCGTGGCGGCGCTGCTGTTCGTGCTGGCGCTGTGTTTCGCCACCACCAACGGCTGGTGGTATGTCTCGAGCTTCGGCGTGCCGTTCAACAACGTGATGCCGAGGTTCCACGGAATCAGCGTCAGCACAGTCTTTTTCGCGCTGTTCGTGCTCGCCGTGCTGTACGCGGCCTACTTGCACTTCGCGTCCCGGGACCGCGGCGAAGGACGGCTGGCGCGGGCGCTGACGGCCGCCCCAATCCCCATCGCGGCCGGCTTCATGGTGCTGGTGTTCATCGCGTCGATGGTGGCCGGCATCGTCCGTCAGTACCCCACCTACTCCAATGCCTGGGACAACCTGCGCGAATTCAGCGGAGGTTGCGGGCTGGCCGACGACATCCTCGTCGAGCCGGACAGCAATGCCGGCTTCATGGCCGCCCTACCCGGCGATTACGGCCCGCTGGGGCCGTTGGGTGGAGTCAACCCAACGGGATTCACGCCCAACGGGGTACCGGATCGCACCCTGGCCGAGTCGGTCAAGGAAACCTCGGTGCCGCAGCCCGGTACCGACTACGACTGGGATGCACCGCTGAAGCTGCCGACGCCGGGCATCAACGGGTCGACGGCGCCGCTGCCGTACGGTCTCGATCCCGCGCGGGTTCCGATGGCCGGCAGCTACACCACCGGCGCGCAGCAGCAGAGCAGGCTGACCTCGGCCTGGTACCAGCTGCCGAAGCTCGACGACGGGCACCCGCTGGTGGTGGTCACGGCTGCGGGCACGATCGCCGGCAACAGCATCCTGCACGGCCACACCAACGGGCAGACCGTGGAGCTGGAGTTCGGCAGGCCCGGTCCGGGCGGCGCGGTGCAGCCCGCCGGCCGGCTGGTGCCCTACGACCTGTACGGCGAACAGCCGAAGGTGTGGCGGAACCTGCGCTTCGCGCGGTCGGCGATGCCCGCCGACGCGGTCGCGGTGCGGGTGGTCGCCGAGGACCTGTCCCTGACGCCGGATGACTGGATCGCGCTGACCCCGCCGCGGGTACCGGAGCTGCGTTCGTTGCAGGAGTACATCGGTTCGAAGCGGCCGGTGCTGATGGACTGGGCGGTCGGGCTGGCGTTCCCATGCCAGCACCCGATGCTGCATTCCAACGGCGTCACCGAGATCCCGGAGTTCCGCATCACCCCGGATTACAACGCCAAGAAGCAGGACACCGACACCTGGCAGGACGGCGTCAACGGCGGCCTGCTGGGCATCACCGACCTGCTGCTGCGTGCCCACGTCATGTCGACGTACCTGTCCCACGACTGGGGCCGCGACTGGGGATCGCTGCGTAAGTTCGACACCATCGCCGACGCGCACCCGGCGCAGCTCGACCTGGCCACCGCCACCCGCGCCGGATGGTGGTCGCCCGGGCCTATCCGCATCAAGCCGTAG